Proteins encoded together in one Ipomoea triloba cultivar NCNSP0323 chromosome 4, ASM357664v1 window:
- the LOC116017191 gene encoding myosin-6-like, which yields MQSVSSIVVGTHVWVEDPDVAWLDGEVVETKGEEITIKCTSGTKVVAKASNVYPKDTEAPPCGVDDMTKLSYLHEPGVLYNLKCRYNSDEIYTYTGNILIAVNPFKRLPELYAKHIMQKYKGVALGELSPHPFAIADSAYRQMINDEISQSILVSGESGAGKTESTKMLMNYLAYMGGRSADEGRSVEQQVLESNPVLEAFGNAKTVRNNNSSRFGKFVEIQFDKRGRISGAAIRTYLLERSRVCQVSDPERNYHCFYMLCAAPPEDVEKYKLGNPRKFHYLNQSNFFELDGVDESKEYLATRRAMDVVGISSDEQDAIFRVVAAILHLGNVEFAKGKEIDSAQPKDDQSRFHLKTVAELFMCDGKLLEDALCKRIIVTRDEKITKCLDPQAAATSRDALAKTVYSKLFDWLVEKINNSIGQDPDSQLLIGVLDIYGFESFKTNSFEQFCINLTNEKLQQHFNQHVFKMEQEEYTKEEIDWSYIEFVDNQDILDLIEKKPGGIIALLDEACMFPRSTHETFSEKLYQTFRDNKRFIKPKLSRTDFTIVHYAGEVTYQTDLFLDKNKDYVVAEYQDLLSASRCSFISGLFAPLHEESSKTSKFSSIGTRFKQQLQSLLETLSATEPHYIRCVKPNNLLKPAIFENQNILQQLRCGGVMEAIRISCAGFPTRRTFDEFMKRFNILAPEIKKGSCDDITASKKILEKVGLKGYQIGKTKVFLRAGQMAELDAHRNEVLGRSACTVQRKVRTYFKRKMFLLLRDSATEIQTICRGQLARNFYEWKRRDRASLIIGKCTRMFLARKDYKLLCSSAVSIQTVLRRMAAINELNYRRDNKAAIAIERHCRGFRARLYYRRMMKAAIATQCAWRMKIAKRELRKLKMAAKEAAAMQAALEKQVEDLTSELEFQKRMRADMEEAKTKENVKLQSSLEEVRVQYQETQELLMRGQEKEKELANIVEAKTEENVKLQSDLEETRLQFQENKELLMREQEKAKELADIVEAKTEENVKLQSSLEEVRVQYQETQELLVREQEKEKELADMVEAKTEENVKLQSDLEETRLQFQENKDLLMREQEKAKELADIVEAKTEENVKLQSDLEETRLQFQENKDLLMREQEKAKELADIVEAKTEENVKLQSSLEEVRVQYQETQELLVREQEKEKELADIVEAKTEENVKLQSSLEEVRVQYQETQELLVREQEKEKELADMVEAKTEENVKLQSDLEETRLQFQETKESLMKECEEAKEKAEKVSVVHEVQVIDNEMVNKLTAENEQLKASEEAKTQENAKLQSSLEEMKLQLQETEALLLTERETTNRTADQMPVVQEVKVTDQEKVNEPTAQNELLKDEAKTTDAKLQSTMEAFQLQLQSLQEVKVDHEIVSKLAAENLQFKDLVSSLEKEKEDARKQAIEAESKVIELKTENQRLKEKISDIETEEHILRQQALLNSQSRRMSGRFSVATQPSENGHQDPQQATSKPFASLSLRRSQIERQRESVDILIKYTNEDLGFSEGKPVAAFTIYKCLFHWKSFEAERTNVFDRLIQIIGSAIEDEANNNQMAYWLSNTSTLLFLLQHTLRATTVSTPHKPPQPTSFFGRMFSRSSFSSSSLPVGGLDALRQVEAKYPALLFKQQLTAYMDKIYGIIRDNFKKELSSVLPSCIQAPTESGGENPWKSITENLNRLLNTMNENYVPAFLIQNMIVQIFSYLNVQLFNSILQQKECCTLRNGEYIKAGLDELELWCGNAQEEIVGSCWDEMRHIKETAGFLVMKDKTKITYDDLITDLCPILGSQQLYRLCTLCSGENDNTGSVSEDVISSIKILISKEESDDAENAFLLDDNPSIPFSVEELSHSLRDMNFTGVKPAAKVVDQKGFEFLRE from the exons ATGCAGAGTGTTTCCAGTATAGTCGTTGGGACACATGTTTGGGTTGAGGACCCTGACGTAGCTTGGTTAGATGGGGAGGTTGTCGAAACGAAGGGCGAAGAGATTACAATCAAGTGTACATCAGGGACTAAA GTTGTCGCTAAGGCATCTAATGTCTATCCAAAAGATACTGAGGCCCCTCCATGTGGTGTGGATGATATGACAAAGCTCTCTTATCTGCATGAACCAGGAGTTCTGTATAACTTGAAATGTAGATATAATAGTGATGAAATTTAT ACTTACACGGGAAACATATTGATTGCTGTGAATCCTTTCAAAAGATTACCCGAATTGTATGCTAAACATATCATGCAAAAGTATAAAGGAGTTGCACTCGGGGAGTTGAGCCCTCATCCTTTTGCTATTGCTGATTCTGCTTACAG gCAGATGATTAATGATGAGATAAGCCAGTCAATTTTGGTTAGCGGGGAAAGTGGAGCTGGTAAGACAGAAAGCACAAAAATGCTTATGAATTATCTTGCATATATGGGAGGTAGATCTGCAGATGAGGGGCGGAGTGTGGAGCAGCAAGTCCTTGAG TCAAATCCAGTTCTTGAAGCATTTGGCAATGCAAAAACAGTGAGAAACAACAATTCGAG TCGTTTTGGTAAGTTTGTTGAGATTCAGTTTGATAAAAGGGGAAGAATCTCAGGTGCTGCTATCAGAACATATCTTCTGGAAAGATCTCGTGTCTGCCAGGTGTCTGACCCTGAAAGAAATTATCATTGCTTCTATATGCTTTGTGCTGCACCACCagag GATGTTGAAAAGTACAAATTGGGAAATCCTAGGAAATTTCATTATCTGAACCAGTCaaatttttttgaattggaTGGAGTGGATGAATCTAAAGAATACCTGGCCACCAGGAGAGCCATGGATGTAGTAGGGATCAGTTCTGATGAGCAG GATGCAATTTTTAGAGTTGTAGCTGCAATACTTCACTTGGGAAACGTTGAGTTTGCAAAGGGAAAGGAGATTGATTCTGCACAACCAAAGGATGATCAATCTCGCTTCCACCTTAAGACTGTAGCTGAACTTTTCAT GTGTGATGGAAAGTTACTTGAGGACGCATTGTGTAAACGCATCATTGTAACTCGTGATGAGAAGATAACAAAATGTCTGGATCCTCAAGCTGCTGCTACCAGTAGAGATGCTTTGGCAAAAACTGTCTATTCTAAACTGTTTGATTG GCTTGTTGAAAAGATTAACAATTCTATTGGCCAAGATCCTGATTCTCAGTTGTTGATTGGGGTTCTGGACATTTACGGATTTGAGAGTTTCAAGACAAACAG TTTCGAGCAATTCTGCATTAATCTGACTAATGAAAAGTTGCAGCAACATTTCAACCAG CATGTCTTCAAAATGGAACAAGAAGAGTATACCAAAGAGGAAATTGACTGGAGTTATATAGAGTTTGTTGATAACCAAGATATTCTTGATCTTATAGAAAAG aaaCCTGGTGGAATTATTGCTCTCCTGGATGAGGCCTG CATGTTCCCAAGGTCAACACATGAGACTTTTTCTGAAAAGCTCTATCAGACCTTCAGAGACAATAAACGCTTCATCAAGCCAAAGCTATCACGAACTGACTTCACTATTGTCCATTATGCTGGTGAG GTGACATACCAAACTGATTTATTCTTGGACAAGAACAAAGATTACGTAGTTGCAGAATACCAAGATCTCCTCAGTGCTTCAAGGTGCTCCTTTATCTCAGGCTTGTTTGCACCACTGCATGAAGAATCTTCTAAAACATCGAAGTTCTCCTCTATTGGTACTAGATTTAAG CAACAATTGCAATCATTGCTTGAAACACTTAGTGCCACCGAGCCTCACTACATTCGTTGTGTAAAGCCAAATAATCTTCTAAAGCCAGCCATCTTTGAGAATCAAAATATACTTCAACAGCTTCGATGTGGG GGAGTTATGGAGGCAATTAGGATTAGCTGTGCTGGATTTCCCACTCGGAGAACATTTGATGAATTCATGAAACGTTTTAATATTCTTGCTCCTGAAATTAAGAAGGGCAG ctGTGATGACATCACTGCTTCCAAGAAAATTTTAGAGAAGGTTGGCCTCAAAGGTTATCAG ATTGGCAAAACCAAAGTGTTTCTTAGAGCTGGTCAGATGGCAGAATTGGATGCTCACCGTAATGAGGTCCTTGGAAGATCTGCATGCACTGTACAGAGAAAAGTCCGTACCTATTTTAAGCGCAAAATGTTTCTTTTGTTACGAGATTCAGCCACTGAAATCCAAACTATATGCAGAG GTCAACTTGCACGCAACTTTTATGAATGGAAGAGGAGAGATAGGGCATCTTTGATAATTGGAAAATGCACACGTATGTTCCTTGCAAGGAAAGATTACAAATTGCTTTGCTCTTCAGCTGTTTCCATCCAGACAGTACTGCGTAGGATGGCTGCTATTAATGAGCTTAATTATAGAAGAGATAATAAAGCAGCTATTGCTATCGAG AGGCATTGCCGTGGATTCCGGGCCCGCCTTTATTATAGGAGGATGATGAAAGCAGCAATTGCTACACAGTGTGCATGGAGGATGAAAATTGCAAAAAGAGAACTGCGCAAACTTAAAATG GCTGCAAAAGAAGCAGCTGCTATGCAAGCTGCCCTGGAAAAGCAAGTTGAAGACCTCACTTCAGAATTGGAGTTCCAGAAGCGCATGAGG GCTGACATGGAGGAAGCCAAAACTAAAGAAAATGTGAAACTACAGTCTTCTTTGGAAGAAGTGCGAGTTCAGTATCAAGAAACTCAAGAACTGCTCATGAGGGGACAAGAGAAAGAAAAGGAGCTTGCTAACATAGTAGAGGCCAAAACTGAAGAAAATGTGAAACTACAGTCTGATTTGGAAGAAACGCGACTTCAGTTTCAAGAGAATAAAGAATTGCTCATGAGGGAACAAGAGAAAGCAAAGGAGCTTGCTGACATAGTAGAGGCCAAAACTGAAGAAAATGTGAAACTACAGTCTTCTTTGGAAGAAGTGCGAGTTCAGTATCAAGAAACTCAAGAACTGCTCGTGAGGGAACAAGAGAAAGAAAAGGAGCTTGCTGATATGGTAGAGGCCAAAACTGAAGAAAATGTGAAACTACAGTCTGATTTGGAAGAAACGCGACTTCAGTTTCAAGAGAATAAAGATTTGCTCATGAGGGAACAAGAGAAAGCAAAGGAGCTTGCTGACATAGTAGAGGCCAAAACTGAAGAAAATGTGAAACTACAGTCTGATTTGGAAGAAACGCGACTTCAGTTTCAAGAGAATAAAGATTTGCTCATGAGGGAACAAGAGAAAGCAAAGGAGCTTGCTGACATAGTAGAGGCCAAAACTGAAGAAAATGTGAAACTACAGTCTTCTTTGGAAGAAGTGCGAGTTCAGTATCAAGAAACTCAAGAACTGCTCGTGAGGGAACAAGAGAAAGAAAAGGAGCTTGCTGACATAGTAGAGGCCAAAACTGAAGAAAATGTGAAACTACAGTCTTCTTTGGAAGAAGTGCGAGTTCAGTATCAAGAAACTCAAGAACTGCTCGTGAGGGAACAAGAGAAAGAAAAGGAGCTTGCTGACATGGTAGAGGCCAAAACTGAAGAAAATGTGAAACTACAGTCTGATTTGGAAGAAACGCGACTTCAGTTTCAAGAGACTAAAGAGTCACTCATGAAAGAATGTGAGGAAGCAAAAGAGAAAGCTGAAAAGGTGTCTGTTGTACACGAGGTCCAGGTCATTGATAATGAAATGGTCAACAAGCTTACAGCTGAAAATGAGCAGCTCAAG GCTTCAGAAGAAGCCAAAACCCAGGAAAATGCAAAACTACAATCTTCTTTGGAAGAAATGAAGCTTCAGCTCCAGGAGACTGAAGCTTTGCTTTTGACGGAACGTGAGACCACAAACCGGACTGCTGACCAAATGCCTGTGGTACAAGAGGTCAAGGTTACTGATCAAGAAAAGGTCAATGAGCCTACTGCTCAAAACGAGTTGCTTAAG GATGAAGCCAAAACCACGGATGCAAAACTACAATCTACTATGGAAGCGTTTCAGCTTCAGCTCCAAAGCCTCCAAGAGGTCAAGGTTGATCATGAAATTGTCAGTAAGCTTGCTGCTGAAAACCTTCAGTTTAAG GACTTAGTTAGCTCGctggagaaagaaaaagaggaTGCCAGAAAGCAAGCCATTGAAGCTGAGTCAAAAGTGATTGAGTTAAAGACTGAAAATCAAAG GCTTAAGGAGAAAATATCTGATATAGAAACTGAAGAACATATTCTTCGACAACAAGCATTGTTGAATTCACAATCTAGAAGAATGTCTGGACGTTTTTCTGTAGCCACTCAG CCTTCAGAGAATGGCCATCAG GATCCACAACAAGCAACGTCAAAACCATTTGCCTCCTTATCATTGAGAAGATCCCAAATTGAGAGGCAACGA GAAAGTGTGGATATTCTTATCAAATACACCAACGAAGATCTCGGATTTAGCGAAGGAAAACCAGTTGCAGCATTTACTATATACAAATGCCTTTTTCACTGGAAATCCTTTGAAGCAGAAAGAACTAATGTATTTGATCGTCTTATTCAGATTATTGGTTCTGCTATAGAG GACGAGGCGAACAACAATCAAATGGCTTATTGGCTGTCAAACACATCTACATTACTGTTTCTGCTTCAACATACACTAAGAGCTACTACAGTTTCAACTCCACATAAACCCCCCCAACCAACATCTTTTTTTGGAAGGATGTTCAGCAGGTCATCTTTTTCTTCAAGCAGCCTCCCAGTTGGTGGACTTGATGCATTACGCCAGGTAGAAGCAAAGTATCCTGCTTTGCTTTTCAAACAACAGCTCACTGCCTATATGGACAAGATTTATGGAATCATTAGAGATAACTTCAAAAAGGAACTGTCATCGGTACTTCCTTCATGTATCCAG GCTCCTACAGAATCAGGCGGAGAAAATCCATGGAAAAGCATTACTGAGAATCTTAATAGACTTCTCAATACAATGAATGAAAATTAT GTACCTGCATTTCTTATTCAGAATATGATCGTCCAAATTTTCTCTTATCTCAATGTACAATTATTTAACAG CATCCTTCAACAAAAAGAATGCTGTACTTTGAGAAATGGGGAATATATAAAAGCTGGGTTAGATGAATTAGAACTTTGGTGTGGAAATGCACAGGAAGAG ATTGTAGGTTCCTGTTGGGATGAAATGAGACACATAAAGGAGACTGCTGGGTTCTTG GTTATGAAGGATAAGACAAAAATTACCTATGATGATCTTATAACTGACTTGTGCCCA ATTCTGGGTAGTCAACAGCTGTACAGATTGTGTACACTATGCTCAGGTGAAAATGACAATACTGGAAGTGTATCTGAAGAT GTAATTTCCAGCATCAAGATTCTAATATCAAAGGAGGAGTCAGATGATGCTGAGAACGCGTTCTTGTTGGATGACAATCCAAG TATCCCCTTCTCAGTTGAGGAGCTTAGCCATTCCCTTAGAGATATGAATTTTACTGGTGTAAAACCTGCTGCAAAAGTCGTCGACCAGAAAGGCTTTGAATTTTTACGTGAATAA
- the LOC116015744 gene encoding LOW QUALITY PROTEIN: glutathione transferase GST 23-like (The sequence of the model RefSeq protein was modified relative to this genomic sequence to represent the inferred CDS: deleted 1 base in 1 codon; substituted 1 base at 1 genomic stop codon) has product MDESLLFNHTPNYGNFPTIKLKTLHIFVSSSSSSSSISMGEVWDLKLKGVEYEYIEEDIPNKSHKLLLYNPVHKKVHVLDHAGRPIAESLVILEYIEKKWSQSQTPLLPIDPFQRGLARFWIQFNLDKKSFAIYHKIGEVKVXWKVLFDRGLGKKNFFNGDSIGLVDISFGWLEAMEETAGIQILGSNTLPRLHAWIKNLYVVLVPVINENLPHHQTLLEYMAHKIENIVNHLSI; this is encoded by the exons atggatgaATCACTTCTATTCAACCATACTCCAAATTATGGCAACTTCCCCACTATTAAACTAAAAACACTACACATTTTTGTcagttcatcatcatcatcatcatcaatatcAATGGGAGAAGTATGGGATCTAAAGCTAAAGGGAGTGGAATATGAATACATTGAAGAAGACATTCCCAACAAGAGCCACAAGCTGTTGCTATACAACCCAGTCCACAAAAAGGTTCATGTGCTTGACCATGCTGGCAGGCCAATCGCTGAGTCCCTTGTCATTCTTGAATATATTGAGAAAAAGTGGTCACAA TCACAAACCCCACTTTTGCCCATTGATCCATTTCAAAGGGGCCTTGCAAGGTTTTGGATTCAGTTTAATTTGGACAAGAAAAGCTTTGCAATTT ATCATAAAATTGGAGAGGTAAAAGTATGATGGAA GGTCCTATTTGACAGAGGCTTGGGAAAGAAGAATTTCTTCAATGGGGACTCAATTGGATTGGTGGATATATCATTTGGGTGGCTTGAAGCCATGGAAGAAACTGCAGGAATACAAATTTTGGGGTCAAATACATTACCAAGATTGCATGCATGGATCAAGAACTTGTATGTTGTACTTGTTCCTGTGATCAATGAAAACCTTCCTCATCACCAGACATTGTTAGAATATATGGCTCACAAGATAGAAAATATTGTTAATCATTTATCTATATGA
- the LOC116015333 gene encoding NADH dehydrogenase [ubiquinone] 1 alpha subcomplex subunit 13-B-like, giving the protein MTEAMIRKKPGMASVKDMPLLQDGPPPGGFAPVRFARRIPNTGPSALAIFLTAFGAFSWGMYQVGQGNKKRRAIKEEKYAARRAILPMLQAEEDERFVKEWRKYLEEEARIMKDVPGWKVGESVYNSGRWMPPATGELRPDVW; this is encoded by the exons ATGACGGAGGCAATGATAAGGAAGAAGCCTGGCATGGCCAGCGTGAAGGACATGCCGCTTCTTCAGGATGGCCCGCCGCCTGGAGGTTTCGCTCCGGTCCGTTTCGCCCGCCGGATCCCCAACACCGGCCCCAGCGCCTTGGCCATTTTCCTCACCGCTTTTGGCGCCTTCTCTTGGGGCATGTATCAGGTGGGCCAGGGCAATAAGAAACGCAG GGCAATAAAGGAAGAAAAATATGCTGCTCGTAGGGCTATCCTGCCCATGCTACAAGCCGAAGAGGATGAAAG ATTTGTCAAAGAATGGAGGAAGTATCTAGAGGAAGAGGCTAGAATTATGAAAGATGTGCCCGGCTGGAAAGTTGGTGAGAGCGTGTACAACTCTGGAAGATGGATGCCCCCAGCAACCGGGGAGCTTCGACCTGATGTCTGGTAA